AATCCAGCGGGTCGATCGGGAGTTGATTAAGCTCGCCAATGAACGGGCGCGCCTGAGCGGACAGGTCATCAAGGCGGGCGGGCCGACGCACTCTGATCTCTCCGAAATCGACTATCACAACCTGGTTTCGGTCCACAACCAGGGGCCGCTCGCGGACCGCGCCGTGGCGTCGATGTTCCGCGAGCTCCTTTCTGGGATCGACGCGTGCCATCAGCGGCAGCGGGTCGCCTATCTAGGGCCGATGTACAGTTACACCCACCTCGCTGCACTAGAGAAATTCGGGCACTCCGCCGATCTGGTGCCGGTCGGCAATATTGTTGCCGTGTTCGAGGAAGTGAATCGCGGGCATGCGAAATACGGGGTGGTGCCCATCGAGAACTCCACCGACGGACGGATCACCGACACGCTCGACACCTTCACCCGACTGCCGATGAAAATCTGCGGCGAGGTCGCCCTGCCGATCCACCACAACCTGCTCGGCAAATGTCCGCGGAGCGATGTCACCGAGGTCTACAGCAAGCCGCAGGCGATCTCGCAGTGTCGCAACTGGCTGGCCAAACACCTGCCGCAAGCCCGGCCGATCGAGGTGACGAGCACTTCGGCTGCCGCCCAGTTGGCCCGCGAAAAACCCGGCGCCGCAGCGATCGCCAGCCTTGAAGCCGGGGTCCATTACGGCCTGGAAGTGCTGGCCGAGAGCATCGAGGACAACCCCGCCAAC
The Planctomycetia bacterium DNA segment above includes these coding regions:
- the pheA gene encoding prephenate dehydratase — its product is MAKAPKKKPAAASAKNDPGKLATEIQRVDRELIKLANERARLSGQVIKAGGPTHSDLSEIDYHNLVSVHNQGPLADRAVASMFRELLSGIDACHQRQRVAYLGPMYSYTHLAALEKFGHSADLVPVGNIVAVFEEVNRGHAKYGVVPIENSTDGRITDTLDTFTRLPMKICGEVALPIHHNLLGKCPRSDVTEVYSKPQAISQCRNWLAKHLPQARPIEVTSTSAAAQLAREKPGAAAIASLEAGVHYGLEVLAESIEDNPANQTRFAVIGQHSGPRTGNDKTALMCDLQHRPGSLADALQIFKKHKLNLTWIESFPFPAEPGRYFFFLELLGHETDPAVRKAIAELEPQSRRLVVLGAYPRATARE